From Leopardus geoffroyi isolate Oge1 chromosome B4, O.geoffroyi_Oge1_pat1.0, whole genome shotgun sequence, a single genomic window includes:
- the LOC123591253 gene encoding olfactory receptor 8S1-like has protein sequence MRNHSVVSEFILFGLSADPQIEALLFVLFLVIYLLTLMGNLMLLLVIRADSCLHTPMYFFLGQLSFLDLCHSSVTVPKLLENLLSEKKTISVEGCLAQAFFVFATGGTESCLLTVMAYDRYVAISSPLLYGQMMNRQLCMGLVWGSWSVAFLDSLINILVALNLDFCGAQNIHHFSCELPSLYSLSCCDVSASFTVLLCSSLLHFFGNFLLIFFSYVCILFTILSMNATTGRNKAFSTCSSHLTAVIFFYGSGLLRYLMPNLGSTQELIFSLHYSVVTPMLNPVIYSLKNKEVKAAVRRILRKRV, from the coding sequence ATGAGAAACCACAGTGTTGTTTCTGAGTTCATCCTCTTCGGCCTGTCTGCTGACCCCCAGATCGAGGCTCTCCTCTTTGTACTGTTCCTTGTTATTTACCTCCTGACCCTGATGGGGAACCTGATGCTGCTGCTGGTGATTAGGGCTGATTCTtgcctccacacccccatgtacttcttcctgggaCAGTTGTCCTTCCTGGatctctgccactcctctgtcACTGTGCCCAAGCTGTTGGAGAACCTCCTGTCTGAGAAGAAAACCATCTCAGTAGAGGGCTGCCTGGCTCAGGCCTTCTTTGTGTTTGCCACTGGGGGCACTGAATCCTGCCTACTCACTgtcatggcctatgaccgctatgttGCCATCAGCTCCCCTCTGCTCTATGGCCAGATGATGAACAGACAATTGTGTatggggctggtgtggggctcaTGGAGCGTGGCTTTTTTGGATTCTCTTATTAATATCCTTGTAGCTCTCAATTTAGATTTCTGTGGGGCTCAAAATATACATCACTTCAGCTGTGAACTGCCTTCTCTCTACTCTTTGTCTTGCTGTGACGTGTCTGCAAGTTTTACTGTCCTGCTGTGCTCCAGCCTCTTGCATTTCTTTGGAAATTTCCTCCTGatatttttctcctatgtttgcATTTTGTTCACCATCCTGAGTATGAATGCTACCACAGGCAGAAACAAGGCCTTCTCGacctgctcctcccacctcacTGCAGTGATCTTCTTTTATGGCTCAGGATTACTCCGCTATCTCATGCCAAATTTAGGATCCACTCAAGAGTTAATCTTCTCCTTGCACTATAGTGTGGTCACTCCTATGCTGAATCCTGTCATCTACAGCCTGAAGAACAAAGAGGTGAAGGCAGCTGTGAGAAGAATTTTGAGAAAACGTGTCTAG